The Streptomyces sp. RKND-216 genomic sequence CTTCACGTTCGGCCCCGACGACGTGTGGACCCTGTTCCACAGCTACGCCTTCGACTTCTCGGTCTGGGAGATCTGGGGCGCCCTGCTGCACGGCGGCACGCTCGTGCTCGTGCCCCCCGAGACGGCGACGTCGCCGCCCGAACTCCTGGAACTCCTGGAACGCGAGGCGGTGACGGTCCTCAACCAGACCCCCTCCGCCTTCAGCGGCCTCGCCGAAGCCGACCGTGCGGACGGTGCCCGGCGCCGTCTCGCCCTCCGCTACGTCGTGTTCGGCGGGGAACGGCTGGAGCCGCGTGTGCTGCGGTCCTGGCTGAAGCACCGGGGGGACACGGTCCCAGAGCTGGTCAACATGTACGGCATCACCGAAACCACCGTGCACACCACGTACGGGCGGATCTTCGCGGAATCCGTGACCGACGGTCCGGGAAGCCCGGTCGGACGTCCGCTGGCGGACCTGGCCCTGTACGTGCTGGACGACGCGCTGCAGCCCTTGCCGCCCGGTCTGGTCGGGGAGCTGTACGTCGGGGGCGCCGGCCTCGCCCGGGGATACGGCGGCCGAGCCGCGCTCACCGCAGAGCGCTTCGTCCCGGACCCGTTCTCCGCCGTTCCCGGTGCCCGTCTATACCGCACCGGCGACCTCGGCCGCGTGGACGAACACGGGCGGTTCGAACACCGTGGCCGCGCCGACGACCAGGTCAAGATCCGTGGGTTCCGCATCGAGACCGGCGAGCTGGAGGCCGCACTGGTCTCCCACCCCGGCGTCGAAGAGGCCATAGCGGACAAACGCGGTGACCGGCTCGTGGCCTGGCTCAAGCCGGCCGGCGACGAACTGCCCGGCGTCGCGGAACTCCGGGACCACGCGGCGACACTGCTGCCCCGCTACATGATCCCCGCAACGTTCGTGCCGGTGCCGCACATTCCGCTCACGGTCAACGGCAAGGCCGACCGTCGCGCCCTGCCCGACCCCGACGCGAGCCGACTCGACGCGACGGAACCCTATGTCGCGCCGCGCGACGAGGCGGAAGAGGCGGTCGTCGGCGTCTGGGAGGCCGTACTCGGTGCCCCGCGAGTCGGCGTCCACGACAACTTCTTCTCCCTCGGGGGCGACTCCATCCGCGCGGTAGAGATCACCGGCAGGCTGCGTGCCCTCGGCCACGAGACGCAGGTGCACGCCGTCTTCCGTCATCAGACCGTCGCCGAACTCGCCGCGGTACTGTCCCCCGCCGAAGCGACCCCGCTGGTGCGGGCCGAACCGTTCGAGATGATCGGCGCCCCGGACCGGGCCGCGCTCCCCGCGGATGCGGAGGACGCCTACCCGCTCACCGCCACGCAGTCCGGCATGCTCTACCACCTGCGGCTCAACCCCGAGGCCGGCCTCTACCACAACACGGTCAGCGTACGGCTGCGCGGCCGTGTCGACCCCGAGGCGCTGCGGCGGGCGCTGGGCGACACCATGGCGCGCCACGCCGTTCTGCGGACCTCCGTCCACATGGAGGGCTACTCGGAGCCGATGCAGGTCGTGCACCGCGAGGCTCGGCCACGGCTGACCGTCACCGACCTCTCCGGCCTGAGCGACGACGAACAGCAGGAGGAGATCGACGAGTTCGTTGCCGAGGAGCGGGAGGTCCACCTCGACCTCGCCACCGCCCCGCTCTACCGCCTCGCCGTGCACCTCCTCGGCGAGGACGAGTTCCAGCTGACGGTCAGCGAGAACCACGTCATCCTGGACGGGTGGAGCTGGACGTCCACGCTCGCGGAGATCCTCGCCCGGCAGGCCGCGCTGCTGGACGGCGCGGCGGACTACGCCGAACGCTGGCCCGCGATCCCGTCCCGGTACGCCGACTTCGTGAAGCTGGAGCGGGGCGCTACGGGCCCCGACGTCGCCGCGACATGGAGGGAACGCCTCGCCGACGCAGAACCGCGGTCCATCGCCGACCTGCGTTCCGCCGGCATGCCGGAGGTGCGCCGGCTCCCCGTCGACATCGACACTGACACGTCGCGTCGGTTGAGCGAGACGGCGCGACGCGAGGGCATGCCCGTCAAGAGCCTGGCCGTCGCCGCCCACCTGAAGGTGCTGGCGGAGGCGCTGGCCGTCGACGACCCCATGACCGGGATGGTGCTCCACGGGCGTCCCGACCAGCCGGGGGCCAAGGACATGCGCGGCCTCTTCATCAACATGCTTCCGGTCTCCGTCTCCGTGCCCGGAGGCAGCGGGGTCGACCTCGCCCGACGGGTGTTCGCCCAGGAGCGTGCCACCCTCGAGGGCCGGCACACGCCGCTGGTGACCGTGCAGCGCACACTGGGGAACGAGACCCTGTTCGACGTCGGTGTGAACTTCGTCCGGTTCCACGCGCTCGGTGAGGTGCTGGACACCGGGGTCGTCGAACTCATCGACCACCACCCCGCGTCGGCGGAGGACACCAACTACGCGGTCATGGCCACCTTCTCGGTGCACCCGCCAGACTACGAACTCGGCCTGATGCTTGCCTACGACGCCGACCGGGTGTCCGACGCGTGGGCGGCCAGGCTGCGCGACATGTACGCGGAGGCGCTGCGGCGCCTCGCCCACGAGCCGGATGCCCCGCACGACGGGCGCAGCCTGCTGTACCAGGACGCACAAGCCGCCGCCGCACTCGCTGTCGGCCCTGACCTGGACGTGCCGACCGGTACCCTCCCGGGCACGGTCGCGGACGTCGCGGCCGAGCGGCCCGGAGCGGTGGCGGTGAGCGGTCCGGACGGCACCCTCACCTACCGGGAGCTGGTCGCGCGCGCCCGGCACGGGGCTCGGCTGCTCGCCGCGGCGGGCGTGCGCCGCGGCGACCTGGTGGCCGTGGCGGCCCGGCGCGGCACGGGCCTCGTCGTCGCGGTGCTTGCTGCGATGGAGGCCGGCGCGGGCTATGTCCCTATCGACCCCGACCTGCCGCTGGACCGGATCGCGCACCTCGTCCGGGACTCCGCATGCCGCACCGCGCTCACCGCACACCTGACGGACGCCGACACCCCGGTGCTCGACGTCCTCACGGACGCGGGAGTGGCCGTCCGTTCCCTTACCGCACCGGACGACGCAGGCGCGGAGCCGGCCGACGGCGTGACGGGCACCGTGGAGGCGATCCCGGAAAGGCCGAAGCCGGAAGATCTGGCCTACGTCATCTACACCTCCGGCTCCACAGGGACCCCGAAGGGCGTCGCCGTCAGCCACCGGAACGTACTCGCCTATCTGAGCGCGTCCGCCACGGTGATCGCCCCGGAACCCTCGGACGTGGTGGCGGTGCGTTCCACCTTCACCTTCGACCTGTCGGTGTGGGAACTGTTCGCGGGTCTCGTCGCGGGTGCGCGCGTCCACTTGGTGGACGCGGTGACCGCCGCCGATCCGTCCGCACTGAGGGAGGAGCTACGGACGACCGGTGTGACCATGCTCGCCACCACTCCCACCATCGCGCAGGAACTCACCGCCGTGGACCGGCAGTCCGGTACCGGCATCGGTCTTCGCGCGCTGCTCCTGGCCGGCGAGGAGGTGGTGCCGGCACGCTTCGGCGACTGGTTCGACAGCCCGTCGGCACCCGGCTGCACGGTGTTGAACTGGTACGGGCCGACAGAGGCGACCGTCCTGATGACCGTGGCCGAGCTGACCGCGCGGACCACGCGCCGCGTTCGGGCTCCCATCGGAGGTCCTGTCCCCGGCTCCAGCGCCTGGGTGCTCGACGCGGGGTTGCGGCCGGTGCCTCCGGGCGCCAGCGGGGAGCTGTACATCGGCGGTCTCCAGGTCGCACAGGGGTACTGGCGTCGCCCCGGCCTCACCGCCGAGCGTTTCGTGCCCGACCCGTTCTCCGACGTCCCCGGCGCCCGGCTCTACCGGACCGGCGACCTGGCCCGGCACCGAGCCGACGGCCTTCTCGAGTTCCTCGGCCGTTCCGACAACCAGGTCAAGATCCGTGGCCACCGCATCGAGCTCGGCGAGATCGAGGCCCGGGCGGTCGAACACCCCGACGTGGCGGCATGTGCCGTCCTCGTGCACGGCGCCGGCGGCGAGCACCCCCGTCTGGTCGCCTGGATCGTCCCGGCGACGGACGCGTTCGACCGACGAGCCCTGCGCACCCGGCTTGCCGGGCAACTGCCCCGGCACGCCCTGCCCGCTGCCGTGTGCACGGTGAGCGCGATTCCGAAGACGCCGAACGGCAAGCTCGACCGGCGTGCCCTGCCGGTGCCCACCGTGAGCGACTTCCTCGGAAACGGCGAGGAGGCCGAGCCCGCCCGGGACGACACCGAACGCGGCCTGCTGGCCCTGTGGCAGGAACTCCTCGGTGTCGAGGGCTTCGGCGTCCGTGACCACTTCTACGAAGTGGGCGGCCATTCGCTGCTCGCCACGCGTCTCCTGCTCCGCGTCCAGCAGGAGTACGGCCTGCGTGTGCCCATGCGACAGGTGATGGCCGACTTCACCGTCGCCGGCCTCGCGGACATCGTCCGCACCGCCACCGCGGATGCCGCCGTCGACGTTCCGCCGACCGAGACCACACCGGAACCAGCGCCCACCGCGGTCGCCGGCCACGCCGACCCACTTCCCCACGACATCGGAACGGCGTCCGGAACCGCCGGCCGTCCCGCCCTGGAGGACGACCAGAGATGAGTCTTGTCTCCCTGCTCGCGAACCGGTCACGTGCCACCGTTATCGCCGCCATGATCGCGGGCCTGCTGTCCGGCGCCTCCACCGTGGCACTGATCGCGGTGCTCCAGGCAACGCTGCAGAACCTGCGCAACCCGGGAGTGCTGCTCGTGGTCGGCTTCGTCGCCGCCGCGCTCACCGTTCTCCTGGCAGGGGCGGTGTCGGCCGTCCTGCTGATCAGTCTCGCCCAGCGATCCATTCAGACCCTGCGCACCGAGCTGTGCTCCCGCATCCTGGACAGCGGTCTGCGGCGGATCGAGACCATAGGCACCTCGCGGCTCCAGTCGGCGCTCACCGACGACGTGCAGGTCATCACGAGTGCCGTGAGCAGCGTGCCGCTGCTGTCGATCAACGGCGCCATCGTGGTCGGTGCGTTCGTCTACATCGGCATCCTCTCGCTGAAGGTGCTGCTGGGCATGGTGGCGATCCTGCTGGTAGGGCTCGTGCTCTACCAGCTCCCGGTACGGCGGGCCGGCGTCCACCTGCGCCGTGCCCGTGTCCACCAGGACGTCATGCACGGCCACCTGGAGAGCGTGGTGCGCGGCGCCAAGGAGCTGAAGCTCGACCGTGCCCGCCGCGGCGACGTCATCGACGGAGGCGTCGGCGCCACCGGCCGCCTTCTCGTCCGCGACACCACCCGCGGCGTCGCCTTGTACACCGTCGGCGGGTCATGGGGGCAGCTGCTGTTCCTCGCCAGCATCGGCATCATGCTCTTCTCGGGCCCGGCTCTCGGCATAGCCGAGGAAGACCTGACCGGGTTCACCCTGGCCGTGCTCTACATCAATACGCCGCTGGTGACCGTGCTGAACCTGGTCCCCGCGCTCGGCCGAGCCGGTACCGCACTGGACTCGCTGAACACCCTGGACCTCGGGGACGAGAAGGCCCTGCCCGCACCAGCGGCCACCGAGCAGCCGGCTCCGGGAGACGACCGGCCCGCCCCGGGAGCGCGGCTCACGCTCGAGGGCGTCGGTTTCCGCTACGCCACGACGGACGAGTCCGGCTTCCAGGTCGGGCCGATCGACATCGACTTCCCCCCCGGCACGCTCACCTGCCTGATTGGAGGCAACGGCAGCGGCAAGACCACCCTCGGCAAGCTGATCTGCGGTCTCTACCGCCCCGACACCGGCCGCATCCTGCTGGACGGCAGTCCGGTGACCGACGAGCGCCTGCCGACGCTGAGGGAGAGCGTGGCCGGTGTCTTCTCCGACGTCCACCTCTTCCGCACGCTGCCCGCGCACCGGGGCGACGACGCGGAGGCGAACCGGCTGCTCCAAGAGCTGGGCATGGCGCAGAAGGTGCAGGTGCGGGAAGGAGAGTTCTCCACGATCGCCCTGTCGACCGGACAGCGCAAGCGCCTTGCGCTGGTGTCGGCCCTGCTCTCGGACCGCCCGATCCTGCTGTTCGACGAGTGGGCGGCCGACCAGGACCCGGAATTCCGCCACTTCTTCTACACGGTCGTGCTGCCGCAACTGCGGGAACAGGGCAAGACCGTGGTGGTCATCACTCACGACGACCGCTTCTTCAACATCGCCGACCGCATTCTGAAACTCGACCGCGGCACCGAGGACGTCCGGACCGAGCTGGCGCCACACGCCGCAACCGCCGTCTGATCGCGGGCCCGGCGAGCCGTCGGGCCCGCTCCACCCGCCATACCGAGGAGACACCTGTGTCCGAAACAGCCCTTTACGACGTCGTGATCAACGACGAGGAGCAGTACTCGATCTGGGAGGCCGACCGCGAACTCCCAGCCGGCTGGCACCGCGAGGGCACACGCGGCACGCGGGAAGAGTGCCTGGAACACATCGACCGCGTGTGGACCGACATCCGCCCGCGCAGCGTCCGGATGCGCCAGGAGGCCGCCGGATCCTGAGCCGCTCCGACGTCCCCGCCCGGCCCGCTGGCCCATCGACCCCGGCCCCCCGGACAGAACCGGAGCCCCCGTCCACGTCCGCCCCCATCGGCACTTGCACGACAACGGAGGAACCCACATGAGCGACACCCCGCTCGACGTTCTGCGCGACCGCGTCACCGGCGACTTCAGCCGGATCGTCATGGACATTCGAGCCAGCAACGGCTGTTGGCTGGTCGACCGGCAGGACGGCTCCCGCTACCTCGACATGGCCATGTTCTTCGCCTCGGCGCCGCTCGGCCACAACCACCCCGGCCTGCTCGGCTCCCCGCAACTCGACGAGGCGTTGCTGGCGGCAGCCCGGACGAAGCCGGCCAACCCGGACTTCGCGACCATCGAGCAGGCACACTTCGCCGCCACCTTCCTGCGCGTGTTCGGCTCGGACGAGATGCCCTACGTCTTCTTCGTCGACGGAGGCGCACTCGCCGTCGAGAACGCCCTGAAGGTCGCGTTCGACTGGAAGACACAGCACAACGCCGCCCGCGGGGTCGCCGTCCGGGGCGCCCGTGTGCTGCATCTGGAACACGCCTTTCACGGGCGTAGCGGATACACCATGTCGCTGACCAACACCGACCCCGCCAAGATTCGCGACTTTCCGGTGTTCGACTGGCCGCGCATGCCCAGCCCTGCCGTCAACGACATGAGCCGCTGGGACGAGCCCGGCCTCCTCGACGAGGAGCGGACCGCACTCGACGCCGCCCGTGCCGCCTTCCGCCGCCACCCCGACGAGATCGCCTGCTTCGTCTTCGAACCCGTCCAGGGCGAGGGCGGCGACCGTCACTTGCGGCCCCGCTTCCTCGCCGCGATGGCCGACCTCTGCCACGAGGAGGACGCGCTGTTCGTCGCCGACGAGGTGCAGACGGGCTTCGGCGCGACCGGACACCGCTGGGCCAGCGACACGCTCGGCCTGCGTCCCGACCTGATCGCTTTCGGAAAGAAGAGCCAAGTGTGCGGCGTCCTGGGCGGACGCCGTGTCCGGGAGGTCGACGGAAACGCCTTCCGCACCGCAGGCCGGCTCAGCTCCACCTGGGGCGGCAACCTCGTCGACATGGTCCGGTCCACCCGCATCATCGAGGTCATCGAGGAACAGCAACTCTTCACACAGGCGCGGGAGACCGGCGCATACCTGCTCGACGGCCTGCGGGACATCGCCGCCGCACACCCCGGCCTGGCGAGTGATCCCCGCGGACGCGGCCTGATGTGCGCCCTCACGCTCCGCGACGCCGCGACGCGGGACGACGTGGTGCGCCGCGCGCTCGACGGGCATGGAGTGATCTTCCTCGGCTCCGGCGAACGCGAACTGCGCTGGCGCCCGCCGCTGTCCGTCACGGAGGCCGAACTCTCCCTCGCGCTCGACGCCCTGCGCGCGGTGCTCAAGGAGATCACCGCCGAGGAGCCCGCGGAAACGGTCGTCCATGCCCACGCCGCGCTCGCCGCCGCGTCGGCCCCTCAGGGAGCGGCCCGATGAGACGGCTCGTCACCCCTTTGCCCCGCCCCTGGGCGACCCACCGCCTGATCTGCCTTCCCTACGCCGGAGGAGGCACCGTCGGCTTCCGCGCCTGGGCACGGAAACTCCCCAGCGACGTCGAACTCCGCGTGCTGTGCTACCCCGGCCGGGAGTTCCGCTACGGGGAGCAGATAGTCGGCGGTTGGCAAGGGCTGATCGCCGATTGCGCGGACGCCGTCGCCGCCGAAGTCCGCACTCCCTACCTGCTCTACGGCCACAGCATGGGTGCCCTGGCAGCCTACGACGTCGCGCTGCGCCTGGAAGGGGGCGCCGGCGCCGCCCCGGAAAGCCTGCTGCTCTCTGGGCACGTCGCTCCGCAGCACGTCACGGGAGTCCGCGCAGCCGCCCTCGCCGCGGCTTCCGACGCCGAACTGGCGGCCTGGCTGCGCCTCAGTGGCGGAGCCGCCCCGGACGTCCTCGACGATCCAGAACTGTGCGCCATGGCCGTCGAGATGCTGCGCATGGATCTGACGGCCTACGTCACATACCGCCACGACCCGCGGCGACGCCTCCGGGCGGGCCTGCACGTGATGACGGGGCGGGACGAAGTCACTCCGCAGCACCAGGACTGGGATCAGGTCACGGACGGTACCGCCACCTTCGAAACGCTCCCCGGCGGGCACTTCTTCACCCCCCGTGTCTGGGCTTCGCTGCCCCGCCGCATGCCGTTCACCTCCGGGCCGCAGCTCGTCGGCAGCCCCGCCGGCTGACCTCCCCGGCCGGAGGGGCAGGCGGCACCGTGCGCGACGGCGGTCGCCACACGCCTAAGGTGTGCACCTCACCCACCCGCGACCGCCGTCGGAGCCGCCACGTGACCCTCTCCTACGCCGACGTGACCGCCGCCCGGGCGCGGATCGCCGGCCACACTCGGTCGGTGGCGCTGTCCGCGCCGGAGCCCGTCGGCTGCGCGGGCGAGGGCTCCGGGGGTGGGGAGGCGCGACTGACCCTCGCATACGAGTTCGCCCAGCACACCGGCTCGTTCAAGGCCCGCGGCGCCGCCAACTTCGCCGCCGCGCACGCCGAGGCGGGGGCGCTGCCGCCGTCCGGCCTGGTCATCGCGAGCGGCGGCAACGCCGGGCTCGCCTGCGCCTGGGCGGCACGCCGGCACGGCGTGCCCGCCACCGTCTTCCTCCCCGGGACCGCACCCGCGGTCAAGGTCGCCCGTCTGCACGCGCTCGGCGCCGACGTACGGCAGGTGGGCACCGAGTACGCCGACGCGCTGGAGGCCTCGCGGACGTTCGCCGCCGAGACCGGAGCCCTGCCCAGCCACGCCTACGACCTGCCGCACATCGCCGCAGGCGCCGGCACGCTGCTGGAGGAGATCCACGACGCACGCCCCGACGTGGACACCGTCGTGGTGGCGGTGGGCGGAGGCGGCCTCTTCGCCGGTGTCACGGCCGCCGCGCACGAGCACGGCATCCGCGTCGTGGCGGCCGAGCCGGAGCACTGCCGGGCGCTGAACGCCGCACTGGAGGCGGGGTCGCCCGTCGACGTCCCCGTACGGTCGGTCGCCGCCGACGCCCTCGGCGCGCGCCGGGCCACGCCCATGGCCGTCGACTGGGCGCAGCGGGCGGATGTGGTGTCGCTGCTCGTGCCGGACGAGATGATCGTCGCCGCGCGGCAGGCCCTGTGGGACGAACGGCGCCTCGCCGTGGAGCACGCCGCGGCCACCGCCTGGGCGGCCCTGCGCACCGGCGCCTACCGGCCTGCCCCCGGCGAACACGTCTGCCTCGTGCTCTGCGGCGCCAACACCGACCCCTCCGACCTCACCGGCCCGCGCTGAGAGCACGTCGCAGCGCGGCAGCGGTCTCCGACGCCCCGAGGACCGGGGCCGCGCACCGTGCACGACCTGTTCGGGCGGAGTTCGCCGGGTGCGGTGAGCGGGGATAGCGTGCGGGGGCACGGATCGAGCGGGGCGGGAGAAGGAGAGCGCGGCACCATGGCCGACTGGCTGTCACCGGAGTCGGTGAGTGAGGTGACCCGGGTGCTGGACCTGGCCGGCGTGTTCGCCAACGGGCTCCTCGGCGGGGTGCTGGCGCGCGGGAGGAAGCTCGACCTGCTCGGCTTCCTGCTGATCGGCGTCGTGTCCGGGCTCGGCGGTGGCGTGATCCGCGACGTGCTGCTCCAGAACGGCCCCCCGGTGGCCCTGACCGACTACGCCTACCTGCCGGTGGCCGTGGCCGGCAGCATGCTGGCGTTCGCCATCGACCTGCGCCGGCAGGTGTCCGGGCTCGTCTTCAACGTCCTGGACGCCGCGGTGCTCAGCTTCTGGGCGGTGGCGGGGGCGCAGATGACGCTCGCGGCGGGCCTGGGCTGGCTGCCGGCCGTGCTGCTCGGCATGACGACGGCCGTCGGCGGCGGTGCCGTACGCGACCTCCTGCTCGGCACCACCCCGGGCATCCTCCTCAACGGCAGCCCGCTGTACGCGACGGTCGCGCTGCTGGTAAGCGGCGTCATGGTGATCTGCACGGAGCTCGGCGCGGCGACCATCGGGATCGTCGCGGGGGTGGGTGCCGGCACGCTGGTGAGGCTGACCGCGCTGCACCGGGTGTGGGTGCTGCCCGGCGACCGCGACTGGCGGCCGCTGTCGGCGCTGGACCGCTTGCGGCGCCGGGAGGACGAGGTGCGGCGCGAGGACGAGGTCGGGCGCGAGGACGGCGGCGAGACCGAAGCGTGACCGGGCGGCCGTACAACTCGGCCGGGTGTTCGGAGGTCATGCACCGCGGAGCCCGCGCGGTGGGCTCCCCTTGCACGTGAGAACACCGAACTTCCGAGGAGTACGTGTGCGACGCGACGCGCGCCCCGGCCGGAGACGCAGCGCCCTTGTCGGCCTGACCGTCGCCGGACTGCTGGCCACGACCACCGCCGGTGTGGCCCAGGCCGAGGACACCGACGAACCGGGTGCCACGGTCCCCGTGTCCTTCACCGGCCCCGAGAGCTACGCCTTGTCCCTGCAGGCGCAGGACCCGCCGCCGGGCGAGTCGTCGTTCGAGATCGGGCTGCGCGCCCCCGGCGATCCCGACCCCGACGGGGACGGGACCTCGCACCCCATCCACCGGGGCGACTGGACCGTCACCATCGACGCGACCGCGCTCGACGGCGTCGCAGACGTCCATCTGCCCTGCGACGCCGAGGGCCTCGTCGCCACCTGCTCCGGCTATGAGATCTACGCGGGCGAGGTCCACAACCAGGACTGGGGCATCGGCCTCGGCGTGAGCGACGAGAGCGCGGCCGGGGACACCGGAGCCATCGTCGTCACCGGCCAGGGCGAGGGCCTGGAGTTCACCCGCCACACCCTCGACGTACTGGTGGGCGGACCGGAGTTCCGGATGCGCCGGCCCGTGGAGCCGGACGGGTTCGCCGCAGGTGACGTCTTCAAGGCGCGGATGGCGTTCCGCAACGTAGGCGGGGTCGCCGCCGACGGCGTGGTCCTCCGGTTCACGGGTTCCCGCGGTCTGACCTTCCCGCAGAAGTTCTCCAACTGCGCCTATGCGAAGGAGAACGAGGACAACCTCATCCGCATGCGGCACGTGGCGCTCTGCACCTTCGAGGGCACCTTCGAGGCGGGCGCCGCCTACCGCGTGGCGACGCCGGTGAAGGTGAAGGCCGCCGACTTCGCGCTGCGCGACACCTTCGCGTACCGCTTCACCGCCCTCGACCCCGCCGACGCGGGCAATCTGCGGGGCGCGGGCACCTACCGGCAGGGGGGCGGCAAGAAGCTCACCCTGGAGCCGGTGCAGGGCGGCGGCACGTACGTCACCTACGCCGAGGTGGATCTGCCCTCCAGCAACACCTACGACCTCGACCTGGTCGGCGACCGGGTGAAGGGCGCCCAGGGCGACACGGTCCAGGCCACCGTCACCCTGCACAACCGCGGCCCGGCCTGGATCGGAGCCCTCCGCTCCGGCGGCGAGCCGGTCGACTTCACGGTGCAGGTCCCCGAGGGTGCCACCGTCGTGAACCCGCCCGCCGACTGCAGCCCGAAGGACCGGGAGAACGGCCGTGTCGTCAGCTTCTGGTGCGGCGGCGACACGCCGTTCCTGGAGAACACCACGCGCGAGTTCACCTTCGGCCTGCGCATCGACGAGGTGGTCGAGGGCGCGCTCGGCGAGGCGTCCTTCCCCGGCTGGGAGGACCCCAACGAGGCGGAGCCCGGCAACGACACCGGGTGGATCGTGCTCAACGGCACCGGGGAGGAAGAGACGCCCGGTGACACCGCCGGTACGGGCGGCCCGGACGACGACGGCTCCGGGAACGGCGGCTCCGACGGCTCCGACGACGCCACGACCGACGGCGGTGTCGCGGGCGGCGCCGACGATTCCGGTGCGGACTCCGGCACGGACACCGACGGCGGCAGCCTCGCCCTCACCGGCACCGGCGCGATGACGCTGGGCGGCTTCGCGCTCGCCCTGCTGGCCGCAGGCGGCACCCTGCTCGTGGTCCGCCGGCGCGGCGCCGTCCCGGCCACGGTCCCAACGGACGACGCCGCGGCCTGACCTCGGGCGATCCGCGCACGTGTCGAAGCTCCCACCCGGGCCGGGTGGGAGCTTCGACACGTTCCCGGGGCTCGTCTCCGCCGCCCGCTGGTACAAAGCTGCGATGGCTGATCTCTTCGTCACCGGCCCCGAGGGGCCGATACGGCCGCGGGGCGCGGAGCCCGTGGAGCCCGTACGGGCGGTGCTGTTCGACTTCTCCGGCACGCTGTTCCAGATGGCGCCCTACCCGGACCGGGTGCGCGCGGCGCTCGGACGGCCGGTGGGGGAGGCCGAGATGGACCGCATCCTGGGCGGCCTGGAGGCCGGACTCGCCGACCCGGACGTGGCCGCCGCGCAGCACGGGCGGGACGTCTCGGCGCCCGCGCACCGGCACGCGTTCACCACCTGGTACGGCTCGGCGCCGGAGCTGGCGCCCGTCGCGGGGGCGCTGTACGACCAGTTGCGGACGCCGGAGCACTGGGTGCCGTACACGGACACGCGGGAGACGCTCGGCGCACTGGCGGCGGCCGGGATCGGCGTGGGCGTGGTGAGCGACGTCGGCTGGGACCTGCGGCCGACGTTCGCCCACCACGGGCTGGACGACCCCGTCGGCGCCTGGGTCCACAGCTGCGACCACGGCACGGAGAAGCCGGACCCGGTGCTGTTCCGGCACGCCTGCGACGTGCTCGGCGTGACGCCGGGGCAGGCGCTGATGGTGGGCGACGTCCCGGCGAAGGACGGCGGGGCGGCCGCGGCGGGCATCCGCTCCTACGTGCTGCCCGCGGGGCAGGTGCCGGGAAGCCGGCGCGGGCTGGACGCGGTGCTGCGGCTGGCCGGGGTGCCAGGGTCGGCGGGTCGGCGGGGCGGCGTCAGAGCACCTTCGCGTAGCAGCGGCTCTCGTCGTGGAAGCGGTAGTGACCGAACTTCGTGACCGGCGCGTAGCCCTCGGAGACGTAGAGCGCGATGGCCTCCGGCTGATGGATGCCGGTCTCCAGGACCATGCGGACCCGGCCGGCCTCGCGGGCGCTGTCCTCCAGGACGGCGAGGATGCTCCGGGCCAGGCCCTTGCCGCGTGACGCGCGGACGACGAACATCCGCTTGATCTCCGCGTCG encodes the following:
- a CDS encoding cyclic peptide export ABC transporter, with amino-acid sequence MSLVSLLANRSRATVIAAMIAGLLSGASTVALIAVLQATLQNLRNPGVLLVVGFVAAALTVLLAGAVSAVLLISLAQRSIQTLRTELCSRILDSGLRRIETIGTSRLQSALTDDVQVITSAVSSVPLLSINGAIVVGAFVYIGILSLKVLLGMVAILLVGLVLYQLPVRRAGVHLRRARVHQDVMHGHLESVVRGAKELKLDRARRGDVIDGGVGATGRLLVRDTTRGVALYTVGGSWGQLLFLASIGIMLFSGPALGIAEEDLTGFTLAVLYINTPLVTVLNLVPALGRAGTALDSLNTLDLGDEKALPAPAATEQPAPGDDRPAPGARLTLEGVGFRYATTDESGFQVGPIDIDFPPGTLTCLIGGNGSGKTTLGKLICGLYRPDTGRILLDGSPVTDERLPTLRESVAGVFSDVHLFRTLPAHRGDDAEANRLLQELGMAQKVQVREGEFSTIALSTGQRKRLALVSALLSDRPILLFDEWAADQDPEFRHFFYTVVLPQLREQGKTVVVITHDDRFFNIADRILKLDRGTEDVRTELAPHAATAV
- a CDS encoding MbtH family protein, whose product is MSETALYDVVINDEEQYSIWEADRELPAGWHREGTRGTREECLEHIDRVWTDIRPRSVRMRQEAAGS
- the lat gene encoding L-lysine 6-transaminase, which translates into the protein MSDTPLDVLRDRVTGDFSRIVMDIRASNGCWLVDRQDGSRYLDMAMFFASAPLGHNHPGLLGSPQLDEALLAAARTKPANPDFATIEQAHFAATFLRVFGSDEMPYVFFVDGGALAVENALKVAFDWKTQHNAARGVAVRGARVLHLEHAFHGRSGYTMSLTNTDPAKIRDFPVFDWPRMPSPAVNDMSRWDEPGLLDEERTALDAARAAFRRHPDEIACFVFEPVQGEGGDRHLRPRFLAAMADLCHEEDALFVADEVQTGFGATGHRWASDTLGLRPDLIAFGKKSQVCGVLGGRRVREVDGNAFRTAGRLSSTWGGNLVDMVRSTRIIEVIEEQQLFTQARETGAYLLDGLRDIAAAHPGLASDPRGRGLMCALTLRDAATRDDVVRRALDGHGVIFLGSGERELRWRPPLSVTEAELSLALDALRAVLKEITAEEPAETVVHAHAALAAASAPQGAAR
- a CDS encoding alpha/beta fold hydrolase; the protein is MRRLVTPLPRPWATHRLICLPYAGGGTVGFRAWARKLPSDVELRVLCYPGREFRYGEQIVGGWQGLIADCADAVAAEVRTPYLLYGHSMGALAAYDVALRLEGGAGAAPESLLLSGHVAPQHVTGVRAAALAAASDAELAAWLRLSGGAAPDVLDDPELCAMAVEMLRMDLTAYVTYRHDPRRRLRAGLHVMTGRDEVTPQHQDWDQVTDGTATFETLPGGHFFTPRVWASLPRRMPFTSGPQLVGSPAG
- a CDS encoding serine/threonine dehydratase produces the protein MTLSYADVTAARARIAGHTRSVALSAPEPVGCAGEGSGGGEARLTLAYEFAQHTGSFKARGAANFAAAHAEAGALPPSGLVIASGGNAGLACAWAARRHGVPATVFLPGTAPAVKVARLHALGADVRQVGTEYADALEASRTFAAETGALPSHAYDLPHIAAGAGTLLEEIHDARPDVDTVVVAVGGGGLFAGVTAAAHEHGIRVVAAEPEHCRALNAALEAGSPVDVPVRSVAADALGARRATPMAVDWAQRADVVSLLVPDEMIVAARQALWDERRLAVEHAAATAWAALRTGAYRPAPGEHVCLVLCGANTDPSDLTGPR
- a CDS encoding TRIC cation channel family protein, producing MADWLSPESVSEVTRVLDLAGVFANGLLGGVLARGRKLDLLGFLLIGVVSGLGGGVIRDVLLQNGPPVALTDYAYLPVAVAGSMLAFAIDLRRQVSGLVFNVLDAAVLSFWAVAGAQMTLAAGLGWLPAVLLGMTTAVGGGAVRDLLLGTTPGILLNGSPLYATVALLVSGVMVICTELGAATIGIVAGVGAGTLVRLTALHRVWVLPGDRDWRPLSALDRLRRREDEVRREDEVGREDGGETEA